A stretch of the Ornithodoros turicata isolate Travis chromosome 4, ASM3712646v1, whole genome shotgun sequence genome encodes the following:
- the LOC135390830 gene encoding uridine 5'-monophosphate synthase-like, translating to MKDDLICDLVDAGALKFGTFVLKSGITSPVYIDLRVSVSYPAILEGIANALLEATKNLSLKADLLCGVPYTALPIATCMSVKDKWPMVLRRKEAKSYGTKKLIEGQFTPGQSCLIVEDIVTSGSSILETAQTLTTVGLKVTDAVVVLDREHGGIENLRNANIKLHSIWKLSHVVDVLLDRKKIDANTAHKVLTFINETNAPLLSSTMSPQSDTMWKQPFADRLKKNLHPVNRKLLTLMQEKQTNLCVAADVVHCAKLLELADKVGPYICLLKIHVDILEDFNKSVVDKLKEMAEKHRFLIMEDRKFADIGHTVQLQYTNGVHQIAKWADLVTAHALPGPGLITGLHEVSRKDEQAIVLIAQMSSKGTLTGWSYAEETLRQALQHTNMVTGLVAQSALTCDHPELLLMTPGVSMKATGGDSLGQQYCTPEEAISRRGADIVIVGRAIISSPDPAIAAREHRDAAFQAYKTCCDNATPK from the exons ATGAAAGACGACTTAATTTGCGACCTTGTCGACGCTGGGGCTTTAAAGTTCGGCACATTTGTGCTAAAAAGCGGCATTACGTCTCCTGTATATATCGATCTTCGAGTGTCTGTCAGTTATCCTGCCATTTTG GAAGGCATAGCAAACGCCCTTTTAGAAGCTACGAAGAACCTATCTCTAAAGGCAGACCTTCTATGTGGAGTACCATATACTGCGCTTCCCATTGCAACG TGCATGTCTGTGAAAGACAAGTGGCCCATGGTGCTGCGGCGCAAGGAAGCCAAGTCTTATGGGACGAAGAAGCTCATCGAAGGTCAATTTACTCCCGGGCAGTCGTGCTTGATTGTTGAAGACATCGTCACTAGTGGCTCTAGCATTTTAGAAACGGCACAG ACACTCACTACCGTGGGCTTGAAAGTGACGGATGCGGTGGTCGTCCTCGACAGAGAACATGGCGGCATAGAGAACCTGCGGAATGCTAATATCAAGTTACATAG CATCTGGAAATTGAGTCACGTAGTGGATGTTCTGCTGGATAGAAAGAAAATTGATGCCAACACAGCCCACAAAGTGCTAACCTTTATCAACGAAACGAATGCACCTCTCCTATCATCTACCATGTCCCCCCAAAGTGACACGATGTGGAAGCAGCCTTTTGCGGACCGTCTGAAGAAGAACTTGCATCCTGTGAACAGAAAACTGCTCACGTTGATGCAGGAAAAACAGACCAACCTGTGCGTGGCTGCGGATGTTGTTCACTGTGCTAAGCTGCTTGAG TTGGCAGACAAAGTGGGTCCATACATCTGTCTCCTGAAGATTCACGTCGATATTCTGGAAGACTTCAACAAATCTGTCGTCGATAAGCTGAAAGAGATGGCCGAGAAGCACCGCTTCTTGATTATGGAAGACAG GAAGTTCGCGGACATCGGGCACACGGTACAACTGCAGTACACGAACGGCGTGCATCAGATTGCAAAATGGGCTGATTTGGTGACAGCTCACGCCTTGCCTGGGCCAGGTCTCATAACTGGGTTGCATGAG GTGAGCCGCAAAGACGAGCAAGCCATTGTGCTCATTGCTCAGATGAGCTCAAAGGGAACTCTGACGGGATGGTCGTACGCAGAAGAGACTTTGAGGCAGGCTCTGCAGCACACCAACATGGTCACTGGGCTCGTAGCTCAATCTGCACTCACTTGTGACCATCCTGAGTTGCTGCTCATGACCCCAG GTGTGAGCATGAAGGCTACCGGAGGCGACAGTTTGGGCCAGCAGTACTGCACGCCGGAAGAAGCGATCTCCCGGCGCGGTGCCGATATCGTTATCGTGGGACGAGCCATCATCTCCAGCCCCGACCCAGCAATTGCCGCTCGTGAACATCGTGACGCGGCTTTCCAAGCTTATAAGACCTGTTGTGATAATGCCACGCCGAAGTGA
- the LOC135390833 gene encoding beta-1,4-galactosyltransferase 7-like — MTSRRTLELVLCVSLLCTLLIAFTAFVQSPTPCPNSSPNEADHQRSFGPHRLSVIVPFRDRFDELLLFAPHIHKFLTEQGVRHQIHVINQVDRFRFNRGSLINVGFLLSQSNSDYIVMHDVDLLPLNPDLKYEYPKDGNSPVHLAAPDLHPRYHYPTFVGGILLMTNEQFRSLNGLSNKYWGWGLEDDEFYARMRDAGMNVTRPRGLRTGTKDTFRHVHDRTHRPRDTARLHNQRAETRKRDRVTGLRDVSYSVVAKHQLTIDGAPIEVYDVTLHCNLTATPWCQKKQ; from the coding sequence ATGACCAGCCGACGGACACTCGAACTAGTCTTATGCGTCAGCCTACTTTGTACGCTGCTCATCGCCTTTACAGCCTTCGTACAATCTCCAACGCCGTGTCCAAACAGCAGCCCGAACGAAGCTGACCACCAGAGAAGTTTCGGTCCTCACCGACTTTCTGTGATCGTCCCATTCCGAGACCGCTTCGACGAACTACTTTTATTCGCCCCCCACATCCACAAATTCCTCACGGAACAAGGCGTCAGACACCAAATTCACGTCATAAACCAGGTGGACCGTTTCCGATTCAACAGAGGTTCACTCATCAACGTTGGATTCCTCCTAAGTCAATCGAACAGCGACTACATTGTGATGCACGATGTGGATCTGCTACCCCTTAATCCGGATTTAAAGTACGAATACCCGAAAGACGGAAACAGCCCGGTGCATCTCGCAGCCCCAGACTTGCACCCCCGGTATCACTACCCGACATTTGTGGGGGGAATTCTGCTAATGACGAACGAACAATTTCGAAGTTTGAACGGTTTGTCGAACAAATATTGGGGTTGGGGCCTCGAAGACGATGAGTTCTATGCTCGGATGAGGGATGCTGGGATGAATGTGACGCGTCCGCGGGGATTAAGGACGGGGACAAAGGACACATTCCGTCACGTCCATGATAGGACACACAGGCCGCGTGACACAGCCAGACTTCACAATCAGCGGGCCGAGACACGAAAAAGGGACAGGGTTACAGGACTTCGGGATGTCAGCTACAGCGTGGTTGCAAAGCATCAGTTAACTATTGACGGGGCTCCGATTGAGGTGTATGATGTCACATTGCACTGCAACCTCACGGCGACACCCTGGTGTCAAAAAAAGCAATGA